From the bacterium genome, one window contains:
- a CDS encoding aldo/keto reductase, with translation MKQRRLGRTGLVVSEICLGTMTFGNQADESTSRAILDRAHEAGVDFLDIAEVYPVPPDFKYAGRSEEFVGRWMADKPRDGLVIATKVAGPGSGWFVAPVRANRTALDRHHIVRAVEGSLRRLGTDYIDLYQTHWPDRGVPIEETLEALTSLVESGKVRYVGCSNETAYGLTKSLWVSDRNGLARYETIQNNFSLLNRRFEDELAEVCRRESVSLLAYSPLGGGVLSGKYQDDARPEGARFTLYEKGSPRGQTMTRRFVNPGTLGSTARFTRIAQEAGLSVGTLAIAWSLAHDFVGATIIGATTPDQLADTLAAAEVKLSADVLAACNEVSREIRYPMG, from the coding sequence ATGAAGCAGCGCCGCTTGGGCCGCACCGGCCTGGTCGTATCCGAGATCTGCCTGGGGACGATGACCTTCGGCAACCAGGCCGACGAATCCACCAGCCGCGCCATCCTCGACCGCGCCCACGAGGCCGGCGTCGATTTCCTCGACATCGCCGAGGTCTACCCGGTGCCACCGGACTTCAAGTACGCCGGCCGCAGCGAGGAGTTCGTCGGCCGCTGGATGGCCGACAAGCCGCGCGACGGCCTGGTCATCGCCACCAAGGTCGCCGGCCCCGGCTCGGGATGGTTCGTCGCGCCGGTGCGCGCCAACCGCACCGCCCTCGACCGGCACCACATCGTCCGCGCCGTCGAGGGCAGCCTGCGCCGCCTCGGCACCGACTACATCGACCTCTACCAGACCCACTGGCCGGATCGCGGCGTGCCGATCGAGGAAACCCTGGAGGCGCTCACCAGCCTGGTCGAGTCCGGCAAGGTGCGCTACGTCGGCTGCAGCAACGAGACGGCGTACGGCCTCACCAAGAGCCTCTGGGTCAGCGACCGCAACGGCCTCGCCCGCTACGAGACCATCCAGAACAACTTCAGCCTGCTCAACCGGCGATTCGAGGACGAGCTGGCCGAGGTCTGCCGCCGCGAGTCGGTGAGTCTGCTGGCCTACAGCCCGCTCGGCGGCGGCGTGCTGAGCGGCAAGTACCAGGACGACGCCCGCCCCGAGGGGGCGCGCTTCACCCTCTACGAGAAGGGCTCGCCGCGCGGCCAGACGATGACCCGCCGCTTCGTCAACCCGGGCACGCTGGGCTCGACGGCGCGCTTCACCCGCATCGCCCAGGAGGCCGGTCTGTCGGTCGGCACCCTGGCCATCGCCTGGTCGCTGGCGCACGACTTCGTCGGCGCGACGATCATCGGCGCCACCACCCCCGACCAACTCGCCGACACCCTGGCCGCGGCGGAGGTGAAGCTCAGCGCCGACGTGCTGGCGGCCTGCAACGAGGTCTCGCGCGAGATCCGCTACCCGATGGGGTGA
- a CDS encoding tRNA-dihydrouridine synthase, translated as MTLRIGPVTLAHPVLSAPIAGFTDRIFRDIVRDFGGCGLIYTEMVSAGGWVQGNIPPDRLSRVEDEARPLGVQLWDREEAPLEEAARRLVDLGITVIDLNFGCPKKRIMGTHAAGATLLRDPATVGRLVAATRRGAGGVPVTAKIRLGPSVHQRTAPAVARAAADNGAAAVTVHGRTAGDGYGVPCNREMIAEVVQAVDVPVIANGDVQDAASAVETVRRTGAAGVMVARGCLTRPWVFREIAAALAGEPVPAPPSHLEQRALLLRHHAEMIEREGERWGTVAMRKFAVRYLTGMPGARGFRDHICRAETPAEFREVVERFFPLAGSIGAPADLPDESCSAA; from the coding sequence ATGACCCTGCGCATCGGACCCGTCACGCTGGCGCATCCGGTCCTGTCGGCGCCGATCGCCGGCTTCACCGACCGGATCTTCCGCGACATCGTGCGCGACTTCGGCGGCTGCGGCCTGATCTACACCGAGATGGTGTCGGCCGGCGGCTGGGTGCAGGGCAACATCCCGCCCGATCGCCTGAGCCGGGTCGAGGACGAGGCGCGGCCGCTCGGCGTCCAGCTCTGGGACCGCGAGGAGGCGCCGCTCGAGGAGGCGGCGCGGCGCCTGGTGGACCTCGGCATCACCGTCATCGACCTCAACTTCGGCTGTCCCAAGAAGCGGATCATGGGGACCCATGCGGCCGGAGCGACGCTGCTGCGCGATCCGGCGACGGTCGGCCGGCTGGTCGCCGCCACCCGTCGCGGCGCCGGCGGCGTGCCGGTGACGGCGAAGATCCGCCTCGGGCCGAGCGTGCACCAGCGCACCGCGCCGGCGGTGGCGCGCGCCGCGGCCGACAACGGCGCCGCCGCGGTGACCGTCCACGGCCGCACCGCCGGGGACGGCTACGGCGTGCCGTGCAATCGGGAGATGATCGCCGAGGTCGTCCAGGCGGTGGACGTGCCGGTGATCGCCAACGGCGACGTCCAGGACGCCGCCTCGGCGGTGGAGACGGTGCGGCGCACCGGCGCCGCCGGGGTGATGGTGGCGCGCGGCTGCCTGACGCGACCGTGGGTGTTCCGCGAGATCGCCGCCGCGCTCGCCGGCGAGCCGGTGCCGGCGCCGCCCAGCCATCTCGAGCAGCGGGCGCTGCTGCTGCGCCATCACGCCGAGATGATCGAGCGCGAGGGCGAGCGCTGGGGCACGGTGGCGATGCGCAAGTTCGCCGTTCGCTACCTGACCGGCATGCCCGGGGCGCGGGGCTTCCGCGACCACATCTGCCGCGCCGAGACGCCGGCGGAGTTCCGCGAGGTGGTCGAGCGCTTCTTCCCGCTCGCCGGCTCGATCGGCGCGCCGGCCGACCTCCCCGACGAATCCTGTAGCGCCGCCTAG
- a CDS encoding LLM class flavin-dependent oxidoreductase, whose amino-acid sequence MPLKQGVVAFWKNYDRKAVVRAAQLAEELGYDSIWIPEAWAYEQFQLLTEIALKTKHIKVATGIANVFSRSAGLLAMSAATLDEISEGRAIIGLGTSGKLVVENFHGVAYEKPLTRLRETIGIMRALWRGERLRPELSTLFDARQFKLEMTPLRPTIPVYVASLQEKAIREIGAMADGWLPTFWPYRDLKDGVALIRDGAAKAGRDASAIEVAPFVGVVPMDDVAAARAMIKPLVSFYIGGMGTYYHAMFCRYGFQETADRVRELYNTGKRREASEAVSDELIDAIAICGPGQHCREQLQEWHRNGVGTALINLPTGMPAEMTEMFLRELAPR is encoded by the coding sequence ATGCCTCTCAAACAGGGTGTCGTCGCGTTCTGGAAGAACTACGACCGCAAGGCGGTGGTCCGCGCCGCGCAGCTCGCCGAGGAGCTCGGGTACGATTCGATCTGGATCCCCGAGGCCTGGGCCTACGAGCAGTTCCAGCTCCTCACCGAGATCGCGCTCAAGACCAAGCACATCAAGGTAGCGACCGGCATCGCCAACGTCTTCAGCCGCTCCGCCGGCCTGCTGGCGATGAGCGCCGCGACGCTGGACGAGATCTCCGAGGGCCGCGCCATCATTGGCCTCGGCACCAGCGGCAAGCTGGTGGTCGAGAACTTCCACGGCGTCGCCTACGAGAAGCCGCTCACCCGCCTGCGCGAGACCATCGGCATCATGCGCGCCCTGTGGCGCGGCGAGCGCCTGCGGCCGGAGCTGAGCACCCTCTTCGACGCCCGCCAGTTCAAGCTCGAGATGACGCCGTTGCGGCCGACCATCCCGGTGTACGTCGCCTCGCTGCAGGAGAAGGCGATCCGCGAGATCGGCGCCATGGCCGACGGCTGGCTGCCCACCTTCTGGCCCTATCGCGATCTCAAGGACGGCGTGGCGCTGATCCGCGACGGCGCCGCCAAGGCCGGCCGCGATGCGAGCGCCATCGAAGTGGCCCCTTTCGTCGGCGTCGTGCCGATGGACGACGTCGCCGCGGCGCGCGCCATGATCAAGCCGCTGGTGTCCTTCTACATCGGCGGCATGGGCACGTATTACCACGCCATGTTCTGTCGCTACGGCTTCCAGGAGACCGCCGATCGGGTGCGCGAGCTGTACAACACCGGCAAGCGCCGCGAGGCGAGCGAAGCGGTGAGCGACGAGCTGATCGACGCCATCGCCATCTGCGGCCCCGGCCAGCACTGCCGCGAGCAACTGCAGGAGTGGCACCGCAACGGCGTCGGCACGGCGCTGATCAACCTGCCGACCGGCATGCCGGCCGAGATGACGGAGATGTTCCTGCGCGAGCTGGCGCCGCGATAG
- a CDS encoding LLM class F420-dependent oxidoreductase, which yields MNIGIPLFMLRPQQMADVAVRAEALGFESVWVAEHLVFPAEIRSRYPYAQEGVPPINPATPLLDPLLVLMQVAARTQRIRLGTNVYILPLRHPIAVARMVTTLDVLSGGRVSFGVGLGWLEEEFRAVGIDFASRAGRGREAIRALRALWTEEVASFRGRYVAFEPVRFEPKPAQRPHPPILVGGESEAALRRAAALGDGWYGVGHTPESAGAQARRLRALLAEQGRADAPFDFTVSHGGGALTADDVRRYADAGITRVVSLPWRRAREADEALDRLAERVLR from the coding sequence ATGAACATCGGCATCCCGCTGTTCATGCTCCGCCCGCAGCAGATGGCCGACGTCGCCGTCCGTGCCGAGGCGCTGGGCTTCGAATCGGTCTGGGTGGCGGAGCACCTGGTGTTCCCGGCCGAGATCCGCAGCCGCTATCCGTACGCGCAGGAGGGCGTGCCGCCGATCAATCCGGCGACGCCGCTGCTCGATCCGCTGCTGGTGTTGATGCAGGTGGCCGCGCGCACGCAGCGCATCCGCCTCGGCACCAATGTCTACATCCTGCCGCTGCGCCATCCGATCGCGGTGGCGCGCATGGTGACCACGCTCGACGTGCTGTCCGGCGGCCGGGTGAGCTTCGGCGTCGGCCTCGGCTGGCTGGAGGAGGAGTTCCGCGCCGTTGGCATCGACTTCGCCAGCCGCGCCGGCCGCGGCCGCGAGGCGATCCGGGCCCTGCGCGCGCTGTGGACCGAGGAGGTCGCGTCCTTCCGCGGCCGATACGTCGCCTTCGAGCCGGTCCGCTTCGAGCCCAAGCCGGCGCAGCGGCCGCACCCGCCGATCCTGGTCGGCGGCGAGAGCGAGGCGGCGCTGCGCCGCGCCGCGGCGCTGGGCGACGGCTGGTACGGCGTCGGTCACACCCCGGAGAGCGCCGGCGCGCAGGCGCGGCGGCTGCGCGCGCTGCTCGCCGAGCAGGGGCGCGCGGACGCGCCGTTCGACTTCACCGTCAGTCACGGCGGCGGCGCGCTGACGGCCGACGACGTCCGCCGCTACGCCGATGCCGGCATCACGCGCGTCGTCTCGCTGCCATGGCGACGCGCCCGCGAGGCCGACGAGGCCCTCGACCGCCTCGCCGAACGCGTGCTGCGGTGA
- a CDS encoding beta-N-acetylglucosaminidase domain-containing protein: protein MSDHHFVHRGVIEGYYGAPYAHADRLWLLERMARWGMNRYVYAPKDDPLHRAQWRTAYSGAMLRELGALVERGAALGVAVGFAVSPGLTIEYGSAADVRALQEKFRAFHALGARFFCLALDDVPTGFLHAGDAERFPSLAAAHVALTHAVAEAVGDESTLWMVPTDYVGTAATDYLATLGAELAPAIEVGWTGRTVISPTITAAEAAARAATLRRRLLVWDNVPVADGPMRPMLHLGPYRGRDGALPQHVSGLLLNPMAQGHASTVALHTAAVYMADPAAYDPERAWATAVEEAGAGASAPFALFAAAHCFSPSAPDDRDRQLEDLFDAVRAAFATGRGALKAVTALRDALEPRVDAAEALRAGLDDRALAEEIEPWLISQRAESERMLAAVDLLESFCGDEQPMQRVFALFRLEGMLSRIVPVATASYGPRRVLYPQLVSMRDDDARFGADQALFVDRCLADEVVRFAEEVALRALEGRAAG from the coding sequence GTGAGCGACCATCACTTCGTCCATCGCGGCGTGATCGAGGGCTACTACGGGGCGCCGTACGCGCACGCCGATCGCCTGTGGCTGCTGGAGCGCATGGCGCGCTGGGGGATGAACCGCTACGTCTACGCGCCCAAGGACGACCCGCTGCACCGCGCCCAGTGGCGCACCGCCTACAGCGGCGCGATGCTGCGCGAGCTCGGCGCGCTGGTCGAGCGCGGCGCGGCGCTCGGGGTGGCGGTCGGCTTCGCGGTGTCGCCCGGGCTGACGATCGAGTACGGGTCGGCGGCCGACGTCCGCGCCCTGCAGGAGAAGTTCCGCGCCTTCCACGCCCTCGGCGCCCGCTTCTTCTGCCTGGCGCTCGACGACGTGCCCACCGGCTTCCTGCACGCCGGCGACGCCGAGCGGTTCCCGTCCCTGGCGGCGGCGCACGTGGCGCTGACGCACGCGGTCGCCGAGGCGGTTGGCGACGAGTCGACGCTGTGGATGGTGCCGACGGACTACGTCGGCACCGCGGCGACGGACTACCTGGCGACCCTGGGGGCGGAGCTGGCGCCGGCGATCGAGGTCGGCTGGACGGGCCGCACCGTGATCAGCCCGACCATCACCGCCGCCGAGGCGGCGGCGCGCGCCGCGACGCTGCGCCGGCGCCTGCTGGTGTGGGACAACGTCCCGGTGGCCGACGGGCCGATGCGACCGATGCTCCATCTCGGCCCGTACCGCGGCCGCGACGGCGCGCTGCCGCAGCACGTCAGCGGCCTGCTCCTCAATCCGATGGCGCAGGGCCACGCGTCGACGGTGGCGCTGCACACCGCCGCCGTCTACATGGCGGACCCCGCGGCCTACGACCCCGAGCGCGCCTGGGCGACGGCCGTCGAGGAGGCGGGCGCCGGCGCCTCGGCGCCGTTCGCCCTGTTCGCCGCGGCGCACTGCTTCTCGCCGTCGGCGCCCGACGACCGCGACCGCCAGCTCGAGGACCTGTTCGATGCCGTGCGCGCCGCCTTCGCCACCGGCCGCGGCGCGCTCAAGGCGGTGACGGCGCTGCGCGACGCGCTCGAGCCGCGGGTCGACGCCGCGGAGGCGCTGCGCGCCGGCCTCGACGACCGCGCCCTCGCCGAGGAGATCGAGCCCTGGCTGATCTCGCAACGCGCCGAGAGCGAGCGCATGCTCGCCGCCGTCGATCTGCTGGAGTCGTTCTGCGGCGACGAGCAGCCGATGCAGCGCGTCTTCGCCCTGTTCCGGCTCGAGGGCATGCTGAGCCGCATCGTGCCCGTCGCCACCGCCAGCTACGGCCCGCGCCGCGTCCTCTACCCGCAGCTCGTTTCGATGCGCGACGACGACGCCCGCTTCGGCGCCGACCAGGCGCTGTTCGTCGATCGCTGCCTGGCCGACGAGGTGGTGCGGTTCGCCGAGGAGGTCGCGTTGCGGGCGCTCGAGGGGCGAGCCGCGGGCTAG
- a CDS encoding sulfatase-like hydrolase/transferase: MSTAPPSATPPPPRHAIVLLLDSLNRHMIGPYGGREFATPNLDRLARRALRFERHYAGALPCMPARHDLLCGALDFLWRPWGSIEIWEQPLTAHLRQAGVVTKLVSDHPHLFEIGGENYHCDFTAWDYQRGHESDPWRSRPDPSWLGAPSFHRGHTPYDDSRGWFRDEADFPGPRTMAAAARWLEEEAPAHERFLLFVDEFDPHEPFDTPEPYASLYDPAWRGPHLIWPPYMRGAQAAGVLSPAQARQVRACYGGKLTMIDAWLGRVLDVLDRRGLWETTAVIVCTDHGHYLGEKDIWGKPAVPVYEPLGHTPLLVAWPGVAPGVVAALTTNVDIPATLAELFGVGFAHRTHGRSLLPLIRGEVARVREWALSGVWGREVHLIDERRKYARAPVGDNAPLGLWSNRWSTMPVHRAPQLRLPLPDDRATLARMPGSTVPVIRQPFAAGDLLPFWAWGEFSGNHLYDLRDDPDETRNLAGTAGERDAAEALRAALQSVEAPPEQFARLGLS, encoded by the coding sequence ATGAGCACCGCGCCGCCGTCCGCCACGCCGCCGCCGCCGCGGCACGCGATCGTCCTGCTGCTCGACAGTCTGAACCGCCACATGATCGGTCCCTACGGGGGGCGCGAGTTCGCGACCCCGAACCTGGATCGCCTGGCGCGCCGCGCCCTGCGCTTCGAGCGCCACTACGCCGGCGCCTTGCCCTGCATGCCGGCGCGGCACGATCTCCTGTGCGGCGCCCTCGACTTCCTCTGGCGGCCGTGGGGCTCGATCGAGATCTGGGAGCAGCCGCTCACCGCCCACCTGCGGCAGGCCGGCGTGGTGACCAAGCTGGTGTCGGATCATCCGCACCTGTTCGAGATCGGCGGCGAGAACTACCACTGCGACTTCACCGCCTGGGATTACCAGCGCGGCCACGAGAGCGATCCCTGGCGCAGCCGCCCCGATCCGAGCTGGCTCGGCGCGCCCTCGTTCCACCGCGGCCACACCCCCTACGACGACTCGCGCGGCTGGTTCCGGGACGAGGCCGATTTCCCGGGGCCGCGCACCATGGCGGCGGCGGCGCGCTGGCTGGAGGAGGAAGCGCCGGCGCACGAGCGCTTCCTGCTGTTCGTCGACGAGTTCGATCCGCACGAACCCTTCGACACCCCGGAGCCGTACGCGTCGCTCTACGACCCGGCGTGGCGGGGTCCGCATCTGATCTGGCCGCCCTACATGCGCGGCGCGCAGGCCGCCGGCGTGCTCTCGCCGGCGCAGGCGCGCCAGGTGCGCGCCTGCTACGGCGGCAAGCTGACGATGATCGACGCCTGGCTCGGCCGCGTCCTCGACGTGCTCGACCGCCGCGGGCTGTGGGAGACGACGGCGGTGATCGTCTGCACCGATCACGGCCACTACCTGGGCGAGAAGGACATCTGGGGCAAGCCGGCGGTACCGGTGTACGAGCCGCTCGGCCACACGCCGCTGCTGGTGGCGTGGCCGGGGGTCGCGCCCGGCGTCGTCGCGGCGCTGACCACCAACGTCGACATCCCGGCGACGCTCGCCGAGCTGTTCGGCGTCGGCTTCGCGCACCGCACCCACGGCCGGTCGCTGCTGCCGCTGATCCGCGGCGAGGTCGCCCGGGTGCGCGAGTGGGCGCTGTCCGGGGTGTGGGGGCGCGAGGTGCACCTGATCGACGAACGCCGCAAGTACGCGCGGGCGCCGGTCGGCGACAACGCGCCGCTCGGCCTGTGGTCGAACCGCTGGTCGACGATGCCGGTGCACCGCGCGCCGCAATTGCGGCTGCCGCTGCCGGACGATCGCGCGACGCTGGCGCGCATGCCGGGATCGACGGTGCCGGTGATCCGCCAGCCCTTCGCCGCCGGCGACCTGCTGCCGTTCTGGGCCTGGGGCGAGTTCAGCGGCAACCACCTCTACGACCTGCGCGACGATCCCGACGAGACCCGCAATCTCGCCGGCACGGCGGGCGAGCGGGACGCGGCCGAGGCGCTGCGCGCGGCGCTGCAGTCGGTCGAAGCGCCGCCGGAGCAGTTCGCGCGATTGGGGCTCTCATGA